A stretch of the Sulfurimonas sp. HSL3-1 genome encodes the following:
- a CDS encoding glycosyltransferase family 4 protein, which produces MKSKDIIAVIEPVGGHGGLDYYDFNMLNSIKMQHGYDANLYTCDETSEYESVELVYKNIYGETNKFIRGLNYVKGTLFALLDAKRRSAKIVHLHFVDFGFLEYYNLILAKKVFGFRVVGTVHDVESFEKYAKGDSSRHNYEKFLTLLDAAVLHTEYAKNELVKNLKSNIVDAKKIETIYGPDFDVESLDSNFIEKNVAREHLNLPQDRKIILFFGQIKKVKGLDLLLKALAEVAKKEPSVLLVIAGKVWKDDYSEYENIIEEYGLANYVDQRIGYVNNDDVPHYFNAADLVVLPYRKIYNSGVLIRSMSFGTPVLASDFGPFKEFIIPGKNGFLFEAENVESLAENLHEIMADMTSLKQVSLEERASIKEHFALDSIGKQYCDLYESVLNM; this is translated from the coding sequence GTGAAAAGCAAAGATATTATTGCAGTCATTGAGCCTGTCGGCGGGCACGGTGGATTGGATTATTATGATTTTAATATGCTGAATTCAATCAAAATGCAGCATGGCTATGATGCCAATTTATATACATGTGATGAAACTTCGGAATACGAATCAGTCGAACTCGTCTACAAAAACATTTATGGGGAAACAAATAAATTTATTCGTGGATTAAACTATGTGAAAGGGACACTTTTTGCGTTGTTGGATGCAAAAAGAAGAAGTGCCAAAATCGTGCATTTACATTTTGTCGATTTTGGATTTCTTGAATATTATAATTTGATTTTAGCTAAAAAAGTTTTTGGTTTTCGTGTCGTAGGAACTGTGCATGATGTAGAGTCATTTGAAAAATATGCAAAAGGTGACAGTTCAAGACATAACTATGAGAAATTCCTTACTTTATTGGATGCAGCTGTATTGCATACAGAATATGCTAAGAATGAATTGGTAAAAAATCTGAAATCTAACATAGTGGATGCGAAGAAAATAGAAACCATTTACGGCCCTGATTTTGATGTTGAGAGCTTGGACTCTAACTTCATTGAAAAAAATGTTGCCAGGGAACATCTCAATCTGCCGCAAGACAGAAAAATTATTTTGTTTTTTGGGCAGATAAAAAAAGTTAAAGGGCTTGACCTCTTGCTAAAAGCATTGGCGGAAGTGGCAAAAAAGGAACCTTCAGTTCTTCTTGTCATTGCCGGTAAAGTTTGGAAAGACGATTATTCTGAATATGAAAATATTATTGAGGAATACGGACTTGCAAACTATGTCGATCAGCGGATTGGGTATGTTAATAATGACGATGTGCCTCATTATTTCAATGCAGCCGACCTTGTTGTTCTCCCATACAGGAAGATTTACAACAGTGGTGTTTTAATCCGCTCTATGAGCTTCGGTACACCGGTACTCGCCTCTGATTTCGGACCGTTTAAAGAATTCATTATTCCTGGCAAGAATGGATTTTTATTTGAAGCTGAAAATGTAGAAAGCTTGGCAGAAAATTTACATGAAATAATGGCTGATATGACATCGTTAAAGCAGGTCTCGCTTGAGGAAAGGGCTAGTATTAAAGAACATTTTGCATTGGATTCAATTGGGAAGCAATATTGTGATTTATATGAATCTGTATTAAATATGTAA
- a CDS encoding sulfotransferase domain-containing protein: MRENLPNLIIGGVFKAGTTSLFSYLSAHQKIAISSKKELGYFVPLQFDQGLPPLEEYTKYFTHIETPNDFAYILEASPGYLYGGQKVARMMQKVLGEFKVIFILREPKSRLYSFYEYLKSNYVHAYASRLKQDQITFINEMTYESYCRASLDYYRSGKNNIENDYFLSGIKYGLYYRFLKEWFEVLDSKNIKIVFLENMEEYPKETMLEICEWLNIPSGFYESYEYKVQNKTQFAKWEWLHKMALTINRQLEPFFRKNLYIKDFLKKVYFSLNKKETHQETLGFETSTEVSDLFNEENLLLKNFLEKQKYSHSNFPQWLKESGQ, translated from the coding sequence ATGAGAGAAAACTTACCAAACTTAATAATCGGTGGCGTTTTTAAGGCCGGGACGACATCACTTTTTTCATATTTGTCGGCACATCAAAAGATCGCGATTTCTAGTAAAAAAGAATTGGGTTATTTCGTGCCATTACAGTTCGATCAAGGGTTGCCACCGCTAGAAGAATACACTAAGTATTTTACGCATATCGAAACTCCAAATGACTTTGCTTATATTTTAGAAGCTAGCCCGGGTTATCTTTATGGCGGGCAAAAAGTAGCCCGGATGATGCAAAAGGTATTGGGTGAATTTAAAGTAATTTTTATTTTACGTGAACCAAAAAGTAGACTATATTCTTTTTATGAATACTTGAAATCAAACTACGTCCATGCATATGCCAGTAGATTGAAACAGGATCAAATTACTTTTATTAACGAAATGACGTATGAGAGCTACTGTCGAGCATCATTGGATTATTATAGAAGTGGCAAAAATAATATAGAAAATGACTATTTTCTAAGTGGCATAAAATATGGGCTTTATTATAGATTTTTGAAGGAATGGTTTGAAGTCCTTGACAGTAAAAACATCAAAATTGTTTTTTTGGAAAACATGGAAGAGTATCCTAAAGAAACAATGCTGGAGATTTGTGAGTGGTTGAATATTCCCAGTGGATTTTATGAGAGTTATGAGTACAAAGTCCAGAATAAAACACAATTTGCAAAATGGGAGTGGTTACATAAAATGGCATTGACAATCAATAGACAATTGGAACCGTTTTTTAGGAAAAATTTGTATATCAAAGACTTTTTAAAAAAAGTGTATTTTTCATTAAACAAAAAAGAAACCCATCAAGAAACCTTAGGCTTTGAAACCTCAACAGAAGTTTCTGATCTATTTAATGAGGAAAATCTCTTGTTGAAAAATTTCCTTGAGAAACAAAAATATAGTCATTCCAATTTTCCCCAATGGCTTAAAGAGAGTGGCCAGTGA